The proteins below are encoded in one region of Qingshengfaniella alkalisoli:
- a CDS encoding metal ABC transporter substrate-binding protein — MTRKTLAASAVITLVSALSAQAAEDRLKVVTTFTVLADMAQNVAGDAAEIVSVTKPGAEIHGYEPTPRDLVRASDADLVLWNGLNLELWFEQFIANLGDIPSVTLTDGIDPISISEGAYLGKANPHAWMGLENAKVYVDNIATALSEHDPDNATVYAENAAAYKQELESVIDPLRTRIAAVPAQQRWLVTCEGAFSYLARDFGMKELYLWPMNSDQVGTPQQVRKVIDGVRENDIPVVFCESTVNVAPARQVARETDAAYGGVLYVDSLSPRSGPVPTYLDLLRVTSETIAQGLEKNLD; from the coding sequence ATGACCCGCAAGACACTGGCCGCTAGCGCGGTGATCACGCTCGTCTCCGCATTGTCAGCACAGGCCGCCGAAGACCGGCTCAAAGTCGTCACCACATTTACGGTTCTGGCGGACATGGCGCAGAACGTCGCGGGCGACGCCGCAGAGATCGTATCCGTCACCAAGCCAGGTGCGGAAATCCACGGCTATGAACCAACCCCCCGTGATCTGGTTCGTGCAAGCGATGCCGATCTGGTGTTATGGAACGGGCTGAACCTCGAACTGTGGTTCGAGCAATTCATCGCCAATCTGGGCGACATTCCATCTGTTACGCTGACCGATGGCATCGACCCGATCTCGATTTCCGAGGGTGCCTATTTAGGCAAGGCCAACCCTCACGCCTGGATGGGATTGGAAAACGCGAAAGTCTACGTCGACAACATCGCAACCGCCCTATCGGAGCATGACCCCGACAACGCCACGGTCTATGCTGAGAACGCCGCTGCTTATAAGCAGGAACTCGAATCCGTGATCGACCCGCTACGCACCCGCATCGCGGCGGTGCCAGCACAGCAACGCTGGCTCGTCACCTGCGAAGGTGCATTCAGCTATCTCGCCCGCGATTTCGGGATGAAAGAACTGTACCTGTGGCCGATGAACTCCGATCAGGTCGGCACGCCCCAACAGGTCCGCAAGGTGATCGACGGGGTACGCGAGAATGACATCCCCGTGGTGTTCTGTGAAAGTACCGTCAATGTGGCCCCTGCCCGTCAAGTCGCGCGCGAAACGGATGCTGCCTATGGCGGTGTGCTATATGTCGACAGCCTCAGTCCGCGTAGCGGCCCCGTCCCGACCTATCTCGATCTGCTCCGCGTGACGTCGGAAACGATCGCGCAGGGGCTGGAAAAGAACCTCGACTGA
- a CDS encoding manganese/iron ABC transporter ATP-binding protein produces the protein MPTTQAANPSGGILARDVTVTYRNGHTALHNASFEIPTGTVTALVGVNGAGKSTLFKAIMGFVPTSRGDIRLLGRTVNQALRENLVAYVPQAEEVDWAFPVLVEDVVMMGRYGHMGFLRRPSKQDHQAVAEALARVNMADFRKRQIGELSGGQRKRVFLARALAQDGQVILLDEPFTGVDVKTEDQIVALLRELRDEGRVMLVSTHNLGSVPEFCDRTVFVKGTVLAYGPTETTFTRDNLEKAFGGVLRHFTLKGDTLHDDDDPREVRIITDDERPFVHYGDQPQRREDSE, from the coding sequence ATGCCCACCACTCAGGCAGCAAACCCTTCTGGCGGCATTCTCGCCCGTGACGTCACGGTGACATATCGTAACGGACACACAGCACTTCATAATGCCAGCTTCGAGATACCGACAGGCACCGTCACCGCGCTGGTCGGGGTAAACGGAGCGGGCAAGTCAACGCTGTTCAAGGCAATCATGGGGTTCGTGCCGACATCGCGCGGTGACATCCGCCTGCTTGGCAGAACGGTGAACCAGGCGCTGCGTGAGAACCTCGTGGCGTATGTTCCGCAAGCCGAAGAGGTCGACTGGGCGTTCCCGGTGCTGGTTGAAGACGTGGTGATGATGGGCCGCTATGGGCATATGGGATTCCTGCGACGCCCCTCGAAACAGGATCATCAGGCCGTTGCCGAAGCATTGGCGCGGGTCAATATGGCCGACTTCCGCAAAAGACAGATTGGTGAGCTGTCCGGCGGTCAGCGCAAACGTGTCTTTCTTGCCCGCGCGCTGGCACAAGATGGCCAGGTCATCCTGCTGGACGAGCCCTTCACCGGTGTCGATGTGAAGACAGAGGACCAGATCGTCGCCTTGCTGCGCGAACTGCGCGACGAAGGCCGGGTGATGCTGGTCTCCACCCACAATCTTGGCAGCGTACCGGAGTTCTGCGACCGCACCGTATTCGTCAAGGGCACGGTACTGGCCTATGGGCCTACGGAAACGACCTTCACCCGCGACAACCTCGAAAAGGCCTTTGGCGGCGTGCTGAGACATTTCACCCTTAAGGGCGACACATTGCATGATGATGACGACCCGCGCGAGGTCCGCATCATCACCGACGACGAACGTCCTTTTGTGCATTACGGCGACCAACCACAACGGCGCGAGGACAGCGAATGA
- a CDS encoding metal ABC transporter permease: MMMLEPFQYGYMMNAMWVSALVGGVCAFLSAYLMLKGWSLIGDALSHSVVPGVAGAYMLGLPFSVGAFLAGGMAAGAMLFLSDRSGLKIDVIIGLIFTTFFGLGLFLVSIQPMSVSIQTITMGNILAITPEDTLQLVLIGAISLIVLLAKWRDLMVTFFDESHARTIGLRPRLLKAVFFVLLSASVVAAMQTVGAFLVIAMVVTPGATAYLLCDRFPRLIVTSVAIGAVTSFVGAYLSYFLDGATGGIIVCLQTLLFLTAFIFAPKHGLRAAKRKASRALSAAEGTS, translated from the coding sequence ATGATGATGCTGGAGCCGTTTCAATACGGATACATGATGAACGCGATGTGGGTGTCGGCGCTGGTGGGCGGCGTTTGCGCCTTTCTGTCGGCCTATCTGATGCTAAAGGGGTGGTCCCTGATCGGCGACGCGCTTTCCCATTCGGTCGTGCCGGGTGTGGCCGGCGCGTATATGCTTGGCTTGCCATTCTCGGTCGGCGCGTTTCTCGCGGGCGGCATGGCGGCGGGCGCGATGCTGTTCCTGTCCGACCGGTCCGGCCTGAAAATCGACGTCATCATCGGGTTGATTTTCACGACCTTCTTCGGACTCGGCCTGTTCCTGGTATCGATTCAGCCCATGTCCGTCAGCATCCAGACCATCACCATGGGCAACATCCTTGCAATCACGCCCGAAGACACGCTCCAACTGGTACTGATTGGCGCCATTTCACTGATCGTATTGCTGGCGAAATGGAGAGACCTGATGGTCACCTTCTTCGACGAAAGCCATGCCCGCACCATCGGTCTGCGTCCAAGGTTGCTGAAAGCAGTATTCTTCGTGCTGCTGTCGGCGTCCGTCGTTGCAGCGATGCAGACCGTGGGTGCGTTTCTGGTCATCGCGATGGTCGTCACCCCCGGCGCGACAGCCTATCTGCTATGCGACCGCTTCCCTCGCCTGATTGTTACCTCCGTTGCCATCGGCGCAGTTACCAGCTTCGTCGGCGCTTATCTCAGCTATTTTCTGGACGGCGCAACCGGAGGCATCATTGTCTGTCTGCAAACACTGCTGTTTCTGACCGCCTTCATCTTCGCACCCAAGCACGGGTTGCGCGCGGCAAAGCGCAAAGCTTCGCGCGCACTGAGCGCAGCAGAGGGGACAAGCTGA
- a CDS encoding metal ABC transporter permease, giving the protein MLETLLQPFQFPFMQNAFWIAAIVAVPTALLSCFLVLKGWALMGDAVSHAVLPGVVLAYILNIPLVIGAFVAGMCCAILTGYLSENSRVKQDTVMGVVFSGMFGLGIVIYTSITSDAHLDHILFGNMLGVGPQDLWTAGIISAIVAVVLLMKWKDLLLHAFDPAQAQASGMNTTLLHYGLLTILSLTIVATLSTTGLILAVGLLIAPGAIAFLTTRSFGAMMVVAVVTCLLSMLTGVYLSFYLDSAPAPTIILIFSAVFVLAFINRQIRTRRATQPAN; this is encoded by the coding sequence ATGCTCGAAACCCTTCTGCAACCCTTCCAGTTTCCCTTCATGCAGAATGCCTTCTGGATCGCAGCCATCGTAGCCGTACCCACCGCCCTTCTGTCCTGCTTTCTGGTGCTGAAGGGCTGGGCCCTGATGGGCGACGCTGTCAGCCATGCTGTGCTGCCCGGTGTCGTATTGGCCTATATACTGAACATTCCGTTGGTGATCGGTGCTTTCGTTGCGGGCATGTGCTGCGCGATCCTGACCGGCTACCTTTCGGAAAACAGCCGTGTGAAGCAGGACACTGTCATGGGTGTTGTCTTCTCAGGCATGTTCGGGCTGGGCATCGTGATCTACACCTCGATCACATCGGACGCGCATCTCGATCACATCCTGTTCGGCAACATGCTGGGCGTCGGTCCTCAGGATCTGTGGACGGCGGGTATCATCTCTGCCATCGTTGCCGTCGTGCTGCTGATGAAATGGAAAGACCTGCTCCTGCACGCCTTCGACCCGGCACAGGCACAGGCAAGCGGCATGAACACGACGCTGCTGCATTACGGGCTTCTGACGATCCTCTCACTGACCATCGTCGCCACGCTCAGTACGACCGGGCTGATCCTTGCCGTAGGCTTGTTGATCGCACCCGGTGCCATCGCTTTCCTGACCACGCGCAGCTTCGGCGCGATGATGGTGGTCGCGGTGGTGACCTGCCTGCTTTCGATGCTCACGGGCGTTTACCTGTCCTTCTATCTGGACAGCGCGCCCGCCCCGACGATCATTCTGATTTTCAGCGCAGTCTTCGTGCTGGCCTTCATCAACCGGCAGATACGCACGCGCAGGGCGACGCAGCCCGCCAACTAG
- a CDS encoding adenosylcobinamide amidohydrolase, giving the protein MGVVQLARPWLTFDLCRPHQVLSWAVHRPGLAEARHIVWREVRNADLTAEFNSEAWLGQELKLRGQGGAVGFLTSRNVSCFEESSVIIGATTAHAVVTVGLSNAERVGHRVAQIERVGTINVAVQVDQGLSLPAMVEASSIAVQARTAAMLAHDVSTSKGMATGTGTDCVAVAAPAGDLRYAGLHTELGEAVGRVVYDCVTRGVAQWLRTHG; this is encoded by the coding sequence ATGGGTGTCGTTCAACTTGCGCGGCCTTGGTTGACCTTCGATCTGTGCAGGCCGCATCAGGTCTTGAGCTGGGCTGTTCATCGCCCGGGCCTCGCGGAGGCTCGGCACATTGTATGGCGAGAAGTCCGTAACGCGGACCTGACCGCTGAGTTCAATTCGGAGGCGTGGCTCGGGCAGGAATTAAAGCTGCGCGGGCAGGGAGGCGCCGTCGGCTTTCTGACCTCGCGTAATGTATCCTGCTTTGAGGAAAGCTCCGTGATTATTGGCGCGACGACCGCACATGCGGTGGTGACCGTGGGACTGTCGAACGCGGAACGTGTCGGGCATCGTGTGGCGCAGATCGAGCGCGTGGGCACGATCAATGTCGCGGTGCAGGTCGATCAGGGATTGTCTCTGCCCGCGATGGTCGAAGCCTCAAGCATTGCTGTTCAGGCGAGGACTGCCGCGATGCTGGCGCATGATGTATCGACGTCAAAGGGGATGGCGACGGGTACCGGGACGGATTGTGTGGCCGTCGCGGCGCCGGCCGGAGACCTGCGCTATGCAGGGCTTCACACGGAGCTTGGCGAGGCGGTGGGTCGGGTCGTCTATGACTGTGTCACTCGGGGCGTTGCCCAATGGCTGCGAACGCATGGCTAG
- a CDS encoding ABC transporter ATP-binding protein gives MTLLDLSSLSVALRSRPVLSQVDLEVSAGELVGLIGPNGAGKTSLMRAALGLIPFQGRSNLADMTPDRRARVAAWMPQSREIAWPVTVERLVALGRLPQHGGPLGRLNAADREAIEGALERMELLHLRKRTATRLSGGEQARVLIARALAQETPLLMADEPIAGLDPEHQLATMQIFRELADEGKAVVVSMHDLGLAARFCSRLLLIDHGRLVADGVPEAVMTPENLRSVFHIDCHIARTASGLVLQPTGIAGR, from the coding sequence ATGACGCTGCTTGATCTGTCATCGCTGTCCGTCGCCTTGCGCAGCAGACCTGTTCTGTCACAGGTGGATCTTGAAGTTTCGGCGGGTGAACTTGTTGGTCTGATCGGGCCGAACGGGGCGGGAAAAACATCGCTGATGCGTGCGGCGCTTGGGCTGATACCGTTTCAGGGGCGCAGCAATCTGGCCGACATGACCCCCGACCGCCGCGCACGGGTGGCCGCATGGATGCCCCAGTCAAGAGAGATTGCCTGGCCCGTGACGGTGGAACGGCTGGTCGCACTTGGACGCTTGCCGCAGCATGGTGGGCCGCTGGGTCGGCTGAACGCAGCGGATCGGGAGGCCATTGAAGGTGCCTTGGAACGGATGGAGTTGCTGCACCTTCGCAAGCGGACGGCTACGCGTCTTTCGGGTGGAGAACAGGCGCGGGTTCTAATTGCGCGGGCGCTTGCTCAAGAAACGCCGCTTCTGATGGCAGACGAACCGATAGCGGGGCTGGATCCCGAACACCAACTGGCCACAATGCAAATTTTCAGAGAACTCGCCGATGAAGGCAAGGCGGTTGTCGTGTCCATGCATGACCTGGGGCTGGCGGCGCGATTTTGTTCACGCCTTCTACTGATTGACCATGGGCGGTTGGTCGCTGATGGTGTGCCGGAAGCGGTGATGACACCTGAGAACCTGCGCAGCGTGTTCCATATCGATTGTCATATCGCCCGGACTGCAAGTGGTCTGGTACTGCAACCTACCGGAATTGCAGGTCGCTGA
- a CDS encoding FecCD family ABC transporter permease, with protein MKRLLFGLSALVMLLFLASLVTGPAQIGVYKGLHALLFGGDDGPVPLVMREIRLPRALLGVMVGASLGLAGAAMQGYLRNPLAEPGLIGVSGTAALGAVLSIQTGFAAQRVLALPFSALTGALVAVLLIVALAGPRGSSLTVILAGIAISALAGALTSLVLNLSPNPYATSEIVFWMMGSLADRAMLHVWLALPFVVLGSALLLSTARGLDALTLGEDAAQAMGVRLGRLRLAVIVGSACVVGAVTAVAGAIGFVGLVVPHLLRGLVGASPARLLPASALGGAAMVLVADILVRVVMPERDLKLGVVTALVGAPLFLHLIYKTRRSLP; from the coding sequence ATGAAACGGCTTTTATTTGGGCTTTCGGCGCTGGTCATGTTGTTGTTTCTGGCGTCGTTGGTCACTGGCCCGGCCCAGATCGGCGTGTACAAGGGGCTGCATGCCTTGCTGTTTGGCGGCGATGACGGCCCCGTGCCCCTGGTTATGCGGGAAATCCGACTTCCGCGGGCGCTGCTGGGCGTCATGGTTGGCGCAAGCCTGGGGCTGGCCGGGGCCGCGATGCAGGGCTATCTGCGCAACCCGTTGGCTGAACCGGGGCTGATCGGTGTTTCAGGCACGGCCGCTCTGGGCGCGGTCCTGTCGATCCAGACCGGGTTCGCCGCCCAACGCGTTCTGGCGTTGCCTTTCAGCGCACTGACGGGCGCTTTGGTGGCCGTTCTGTTGATTGTGGCTCTGGCGGGTCCGCGGGGGTCGTCGCTGACGGTGATCCTGGCGGGTATCGCAATCTCGGCCTTGGCGGGTGCGTTGACATCGCTGGTTTTGAACCTGTCTCCCAACCCTTACGCGACCAGCGAGATCGTCTTCTGGATGATGGGATCGCTTGCGGATCGGGCGATGTTGCATGTCTGGCTCGCGCTTCCATTCGTGGTGCTGGGCAGTGCACTGCTTCTGTCCACCGCACGCGGTCTGGATGCGCTGACACTGGGCGAGGACGCAGCCCAAGCCATGGGCGTTCGTTTGGGCCGGCTGCGGCTGGCGGTTATCGTCGGTTCCGCCTGCGTGGTCGGGGCTGTGACGGCGGTGGCGGGTGCGATCGGTTTTGTCGGGCTGGTCGTTCCGCATCTGCTGCGGGGATTGGTCGGCGCGTCGCCGGCCCGGTTGCTGCCGGCTTCTGCGCTTGGCGGCGCGGCGATGGTGTTGGTGGCGGACATCCTGGTGCGTGTCGTGATGCCCGAGCGCGACTTGAAGCTCGGTGTCGTGACGGCACTGGTCGGCGCTCCCCTGTTCCTACACTTGATCTACAAAACACGCCGGTCCCTGCCATGA
- a CDS encoding ABC transporter substrate-binding protein: MVGPNTLRALLLGGALWLGAAAAVAAPERVVSMNLCTDQLAMLVAGPDQLMSVSDLALDSDSSAMVDRAGSYIINHGRAEEIYVLKPDLVVAGAYSDPATLGMLRRLGVRVEVFEPALSLDEVRDRVAQMGDVLGQDGRAADLLAAFDTRRDRLRPAQGNNPRAALYYPNGYTLGDETLAGALLAEAGFDNVAEELGLSYGGAFPLELLLMTAPDTVMTSPARPGKSRSEDILVHPALASLREGAAGLTLTPPDWMCGTPFALNALDVLVAHRAEILSGVSE, from the coding sequence TTGGTAGGGCCCAACACTTTGCGGGCGCTGCTGCTGGGCGGTGCCCTTTGGCTGGGGGCGGCTGCCGCGGTTGCGGCCCCCGAGCGAGTCGTTTCCATGAACCTGTGTACGGATCAATTGGCGATGCTCGTGGCCGGACCTGATCAGTTGATGTCGGTATCCGATCTGGCGCTTGATTCCGACAGCTCGGCAATGGTTGATCGCGCGGGCAGTTACATCATCAATCACGGGCGGGCGGAGGAAATCTATGTGCTCAAGCCTGATTTGGTGGTGGCAGGGGCATATTCAGATCCGGCAACTCTGGGGATGTTGCGGCGGCTTGGGGTGCGTGTTGAAGTGTTCGAGCCTGCGCTGTCGCTTGACGAAGTCCGTGACCGCGTCGCGCAGATGGGCGATGTGCTTGGTCAGGACGGCCGGGCAGCTGACCTGTTGGCTGCATTCGACACCCGTCGCGACCGGCTTCGACCCGCGCAGGGCAACAATCCGCGAGCGGCGCTATACTATCCCAATGGCTACACCTTGGGGGATGAGACCTTGGCGGGGGCGCTGCTGGCGGAGGCTGGGTTTGACAATGTGGCCGAAGAGCTCGGTTTGAGCTACGGTGGCGCTTTCCCGCTTGAGTTGTTGCTGATGACTGCACCCGATACCGTCATGACCAGCCCCGCGAGGCCAGGTAAATCCCGGTCAGAGGACATCCTGGTACATCCGGCGCTGGCATCGCTTCGAGAAGGTGCTGCCGGGTTGACCCTAACCCCGCCGGACTGGATGTGTGGGACGCCGTTTGCTCTGAATGCACTTGACGTGCTGGTGGCACATCGCGCTGAAATTTTGTCCGGGGTCAGCGAATGA
- a CDS encoding TonB-dependent receptor plug domain-containing protein, translating into MQNKVVLGTVLAAMGGVPAIAQEVMELDPIIVSGGLTPIDAQVYGRSASVVTAQDIQRQGIQTVQDALRNVPGVSVNSAGGSYTQVRIRGSEANHVLVLIDGVAAQGGDGSYTFRGLSTENIERIEVLRGPQSVYYGSNAAAGVINIITNKGGPGFSANGSVEAGNGYTASAHISQRTDRGGISLNAARIDDDGYDYSRQDGEKDGFEREEIGVAGDWFVTDDLRLGFTVNRADEHFDYDDTDWMNAATATEDDYIVDDPSLFGDQFDLTSEIYGELSMFGGTMTHRLAYQSTKTEYSYDGGDTTKLWTDVWKYRMSLGLDGRQVTDTSHLLNVLVERQEDGSKTNDDYERDANSLAVEYRGTLEMGLSYQAGLRYDDNSEFEDATTWTVGLSYLHPETGIRFHGSAGTGIVNPTYFELFADEYGYIGNPDLEPEKNRGYDFGVEVPFWAGRGLVDVTYFNETATDEIISVATATGYTYENQSGDSDREGVEVTGALRATEALDFTLAYTWLNAKDPDGETEVRRPEHELVLGASLDLFDGRGNLSGNVRHVAGNYDDQNFGTFERKELPDYTTVDIAGRYDLTKRLSLNARVTNLLDVDHTEAWGYGSQGRTGYVGVRAAW; encoded by the coding sequence ATGCAGAACAAGGTTGTTCTAGGAACGGTGCTGGCCGCGATGGGGGGGGTGCCTGCCATTGCGCAAGAGGTGATGGAGCTTGACCCGATCATCGTGTCGGGCGGTTTGACGCCCATCGACGCTCAGGTCTATGGGCGTTCGGCCTCCGTGGTGACCGCACAGGATATACAGCGACAGGGTATCCAGACGGTACAGGATGCGCTGCGCAATGTTCCGGGCGTGTCGGTGAACAGCGCGGGCGGCAGCTATACGCAAGTGCGCATCCGTGGGTCCGAAGCCAATCACGTGCTGGTGCTGATCGATGGCGTGGCGGCGCAGGGCGGGGACGGGTCCTACACATTTCGTGGCCTGTCGACCGAAAACATCGAACGGATCGAGGTGCTTCGCGGGCCGCAATCGGTTTACTACGGTTCGAATGCAGCGGCGGGCGTGATCAACATCATCACGAACAAGGGCGGACCGGGTTTCAGCGCAAATGGGTCCGTCGAAGCCGGCAATGGATACACGGCGTCAGCGCATATTTCACAGCGCACCGATAGGGGAGGGATCTCTCTGAACGCAGCCAGAATCGACGATGACGGCTATGACTATTCGCGGCAGGACGGTGAGAAAGACGGCTTCGAACGCGAGGAAATCGGCGTTGCGGGTGATTGGTTCGTGACCGACGATTTGCGGCTTGGTTTCACCGTCAATCGCGCGGATGAACATTTCGACTATGACGACACGGATTGGATGAACGCGGCGACGGCGACAGAGGACGACTACATCGTTGACGATCCGTCGCTTTTCGGGGACCAGTTCGACCTGACCAGCGAGATCTATGGCGAACTGAGCATGTTTGGCGGGACCATGACGCACCGCCTTGCCTATCAGAGCACCAAGACCGAATACAGCTATGACGGCGGCGATACGACCAAGCTGTGGACGGATGTCTGGAAGTACCGGATGAGCCTTGGTCTGGACGGCCGGCAGGTGACCGACACGTCGCATCTGCTGAACGTGCTGGTCGAACGTCAGGAAGACGGCAGCAAGACCAACGACGATTATGAACGCGACGCGAATTCGCTGGCTGTCGAGTATCGCGGAACCCTGGAAATGGGGCTGAGCTATCAGGCCGGCCTTCGATATGACGACAACAGTGAATTCGAGGATGCGACGACATGGACGGTGGGCCTGTCCTACCTCCATCCCGAAACAGGTATCCGCTTTCACGGGTCGGCTGGCACCGGGATCGTGAACCCGACTTACTTCGAGCTGTTCGCAGATGAATACGGCTATATCGGCAATCCGGACCTCGAACCGGAGAAGAACCGCGGATATGATTTCGGCGTCGAAGTTCCGTTCTGGGCGGGGCGTGGTCTTGTAGATGTGACCTATTTCAACGAAACGGCAACGGATGAGATCATTTCTGTAGCGACTGCGACGGGCTACACCTATGAAAACCAGTCGGGCGACAGCGATCGCGAAGGCGTTGAAGTGACCGGGGCGTTGCGAGCGACCGAGGCGTTGGATTTCACGCTGGCCTACACTTGGCTGAACGCGAAGGATCCCGATGGTGAGACCGAGGTGCGCCGTCCCGAGCATGAGCTGGTCCTCGGAGCGTCGCTTGATCTGTTTGATGGGCGTGGAAACTTGTCCGGGAACGTGCGCCATGTAGCGGGAAATTACGACGATCAGAACTTCGGCACGTTCGAACGGAAGGAATTGCCTGACTACACCACCGTCGATATCGCGGGCCGCTACGACCTGACGAAGCGGTTGAGTCTGAACGCGCGGGTCACGAACCTGCTCGATGTAGATCACACCGAAGCTTGGGGCTATGGATCTCAAGGCCGCACCGGCTATGTCGGTGTTCGGGCGGCTTGGTAG
- the soxR gene encoding redox-sensitive transcriptional activator SoxR, with protein sequence MEPVLTMQQMVRRSGVEASALRYYESLGLIAAERSGGGQRRFPRSMLRRVAFIVFAQRVGLSLDEIGRELAKLPTGRVPKGEDWSRLSENWTSRIDERIAELRRLKAGLTDCISCGCLSLDQCALSNPDDRAGRLGPGPRYWLGQRSMKTL encoded by the coding sequence ATGGAACCGGTTTTGACGATGCAACAAATGGTGCGGCGCAGCGGCGTGGAAGCATCGGCCCTGCGCTATTACGAAAGTCTTGGGCTGATCGCCGCAGAACGCAGCGGGGGTGGGCAGCGCCGTTTCCCGCGGTCCATGTTGCGCCGGGTGGCCTTCATCGTCTTCGCACAGCGCGTGGGGCTCAGCTTGGACGAGATTGGGCGGGAACTTGCAAAACTGCCTACCGGACGCGTTCCTAAGGGTGAAGACTGGTCCAGACTGTCCGAAAACTGGACGAGCCGCATAGACGAGCGCATTGCGGAACTGCGGCGATTGAAGGCGGGTTTGACGGACTGCATTAGCTGTGGCTGTCTTTCGCTGGATCAATGCGCACTTTCAAACCCCGATGACCGGGCCGGGCGTTTGGGGCCGGGGCCGCGTTACTGGCTGGGCCAAAGGTCGATGAAGACGCTGTGA
- a CDS encoding RidA family protein, with the protein MKIRKLNPWTYPEGMDQGLMISDFNRLVFVSGQCAVGPDGASLHPANMAAQVQAALDNVETVLIEAGLSLANIVRMNTYVTDMDAFLEQAAEPMGQRLARYDVSPPGILAGITELGRKDLLVEIEAFAAA; encoded by the coding sequence ATGAAGATACGTAAACTCAATCCGTGGACCTATCCCGAGGGGATGGATCAGGGGCTCATGATTTCCGACTTCAACCGACTGGTGTTTGTCTCAGGGCAATGCGCCGTGGGTCCTGACGGTGCATCATTACACCCCGCAAACATGGCCGCACAGGTGCAGGCTGCGCTGGACAACGTCGAAACAGTACTGATCGAGGCCGGGCTGTCGCTCGCCAATATCGTGCGCATGAACACCTATGTCACAGACATGGATGCCTTTCTGGAACAGGCTGCCGAACCGATGGGCCAGCGTCTGGCCAGATATGACGTCAGCCCGCCAGGCATATTGGCCGGTATCACCGAACTTGGCCGGAAAGACCTGCTGGTCGAGATCGAGGCATTCGCCGCCGCGTAA